A genomic segment from Saprospiraceae bacterium encodes:
- a CDS encoding SusD/RagB family nutrient-binding outer membrane lipoprotein translates to MLAIKNKQIAQVAFILFFLSSCYNLEEVNINPNGVDPTNAHPNLLMSTVITSTAQTVVNLGYGDIAGVMQHTQKDGWGSSHNAYDWSDQSWNAYYAILRNNDELQNKAVALGLEFHEGMALVMKSYVFGLITDLWGDAPYSAALKGEAGGEANIKPAFDSQQTIYAGILADLEQANSLLSKTQADYTDINGGQDPLYAGNVAKWQKFANSLALRYYMRISEKDPATAKTGIENIANNPDKYPLILNAQDDAAVAYVGNSDIDSWPANTVFDGTGGSNFRRLKMCETLVEALQNLKDPRLGVWANKIAIPIEVDETAPDGTDAIVDGVRKVAENIADQYKSNYGFDIDTDPNYVGLPPSWSIVPQAYNLNPNLEQGPNNPHVSHLNDIYKSPAGPLLKSRMLSAAEVQFILAEAALKGWSTGGSAVEHYEAGVKASFDAWGLGSAYKSYIAVEEAAFKGTIEQVIEQKWIASWTAAAEAWFDYRRTGFPALQAGTVAKRTVLPVRFYYSLDEINFNPQNTLSAIGKLELTPYTSPDGNNSAWSKMWVLQGTGKPW, encoded by the coding sequence ATGTTAGCTATAAAAAATAAACAAATCGCCCAAGTGGCATTTATCCTTTTCTTTCTTTCTTCCTGCTACAACCTGGAGGAGGTCAATATTAATCCCAATGGTGTTGACCCTACCAATGCCCATCCTAATTTACTCATGAGTACGGTGATTACCTCCACCGCCCAAACGGTCGTTAATTTGGGTTATGGAGATATTGCTGGGGTTATGCAACATACCCAAAAGGATGGATGGGGCAGTTCACACAACGCTTATGATTGGTCCGATCAAAGTTGGAACGCCTATTATGCCATCCTTCGAAACAACGATGAACTTCAAAATAAGGCGGTAGCCTTGGGGCTTGAATTTCATGAAGGAATGGCTTTGGTCATGAAATCCTATGTCTTTGGCTTGATTACCGACCTTTGGGGTGATGCCCCTTATTCGGCGGCGCTCAAAGGGGAGGCAGGAGGAGAAGCTAATATCAAACCCGCTTTTGATAGCCAGCAAACGATATATGCTGGTATTTTGGCCGATTTGGAGCAAGCCAATAGCCTCTTGTCTAAAACCCAGGCGGATTATACGGATATCAATGGCGGGCAAGACCCCCTCTATGCAGGCAATGTAGCTAAATGGCAGAAATTTGCAAATTCACTAGCGCTTCGGTATTATATGCGGATATCGGAAAAAGACCCTGCTACCGCAAAAACAGGGATAGAGAATATTGCGAATAACCCAGATAAATACCCGCTGATTTTAAATGCCCAAGATGATGCAGCAGTGGCCTATGTCGGTAATAGTGACATCGACTCTTGGCCGGCTAATACCGTTTTTGACGGAACGGGCGGCAGTAACTTTAGACGACTCAAGATGTGTGAAACCTTGGTCGAAGCCTTACAAAACCTGAAAGATCCAAGGCTTGGTGTGTGGGCAAATAAAATTGCCATCCCCATTGAAGTGGATGAAACAGCACCTGATGGGACTGATGCCATTGTAGATGGTGTCCGGAAAGTGGCTGAGAATATTGCAGACCAATATAAAAGCAATTATGGGTTTGATATAGACACAGATCCAAACTATGTTGGCCTTCCGCCATCCTGGTCGATCGTTCCCCAGGCCTACAATCTAAACCCCAATTTGGAACAAGGACCAAACAATCCGCATGTCTCCCATCTCAACGACATTTATAAAAGTCCCGCAGGCCCATTGTTGAAATCCAGAATGTTATCTGCTGCTGAAGTACAATTCATTTTAGCCGAAGCAGCCTTAAAAGGATGGTCAACGGGTGGTAGTGCTGTAGAACATTATGAAGCAGGGGTAAAAGCGTCCTTTGATGCATGGGGCTTGGGCAGTGCCTATAAGAGTTATATCGCAGTGGAAGAGGCTGCTTTTAAGGGGACAATCGAGCAGGTTATCGAGCAAAAATGGATTGCCAGTTGGACGGCAGCTGCCGAAGCCTGGTTTGATTATCGGAGGACTGGCTTCCCTGCTTTACAGGCTGGGACGGTGGCCAAACGAACCGTGTTGCCCGTAAGGTTCTATTATTCATTAGATGAGATTAATTTTAATCCACAAAATACCTTAAGCGCAATCGGGAAACTAGAGCTAACGCCTTATACCTCCCCCGATGGCAATAACAGCGCCTGGTCGAAGATGTGGGTGTTGCAGGGAACAGGGAAACCTTGGTAA
- a CDS encoding glucosamine-6-phosphate deaminase, which produces MQVIIAENKQELGKQAAQQGAKWIQKAIEEKGMANIILATGASQFEMLNELLQTAIDWSKVTVFHLDEYIGLPASHPASFRKYLKERFVDKVSLKAFVPVDGERDPTEECARLGQLISQSPIDVAFIGIGENAHLAFNDPPADFETTQAYIPVQLDEACRQQQLGEGWFSSLAEVPQHAISMSIQQILASTTIICSVPDARKAVAVKNAVKGDITPDIPASILQQHPATWLFLDPDSASML; this is translated from the coding sequence ATGCAGGTAATTATTGCAGAAAACAAGCAGGAGCTGGGAAAACAAGCGGCTCAGCAGGGCGCCAAATGGATCCAAAAAGCCATTGAAGAAAAAGGTATGGCCAACATTATTTTGGCCACTGGCGCTTCCCAATTTGAAATGCTCAACGAGTTACTTCAAACGGCGATCGATTGGTCAAAAGTGACGGTATTCCATTTGGATGAATACATCGGACTACCTGCTTCACATCCGGCTTCCTTCCGCAAATACCTGAAGGAACGGTTTGTCGATAAGGTCTCCCTTAAAGCTTTTGTGCCTGTAGATGGAGAGCGCGATCCGACTGAGGAATGTGCCCGATTAGGCCAACTCATTAGCCAGTCACCGATTGACGTGGCATTTATAGGCATTGGCGAAAATGCTCACCTGGCCTTTAATGATCCTCCTGCAGATTTTGAAACCACCCAAGCGTATATACCGGTGCAACTGGACGAGGCTTGTCGGCAACAACAATTAGGAGAAGGCTGGTTTTCCTCGCTAGCGGAAGTCCCCCAACACGCTATTAGTATGTCTATCCAACAAATATTGGCATCAACTACGATTATTTGTAGTGTCCCTGATGCCAGAAAAGCGGTAGCCGTAAAAAATGCAGTAAAAGGAGATATCACCCCTGATATTCCGGCCTCTATTCTACAACAACACCCCGCTACCTGGCTGTTTCTTGATCCGGATTCGGCCTCGATGCTATAA